Proteins encoded in a region of the Streptomyces sp. NBC_00310 genome:
- a CDS encoding cellulase family glycosylhydrolase, with product MRSRRRTPALPRTARTARTARTARAARKARTARTARAARTARTARAAALAAALLGLLLPLFAFGAPAHAAPAAPAGFRIENGRLLERSGNDFVMRGVNHAHTWYPNQIGSLAHIKAKGANTVRVVLSSGDRWTRNDTADVANVVAQCKRNRLICVLEVHDTTGYGEQSGAVTLSRAADYWIGVQSALTGQEDHVIVNIGNEPYGNTNYASWTADTKAAIQKLRTAGFDHTIMVDAPNWGQDWAFTMRDNAASVFAADPDANTIFSIHMYGVFDTAAEVSDYLNRFVAAELPIVVGEFGHDHSDGNPDEDAILATAQRLGLGYLGWSWSGNGGGVEYLDMVTNFDPNQLTGWGQRLFNGANGIAATAKEAAIYSSSGGDTTPPSTPGTPTASAVTSSSATLTWTAATDATGVTGYDVVRVSGTTETAATTTTGTSATLTGLTPATSHTFAVYARDAAGNRSTRSGTVTVTTASGGSTAACAIGYRVTGEWSGGFQGEIVVRNTGTSAISGWTLRWTFPGSQRVSNLWGGTATQSGADVTVTAASYTANIPASGSVTLGFTATRGTTNPAPTAFTLNGAACTST from the coding sequence ATGAGATCCCGTAGGCGCACGCCCGCCCTCCCCCGCACGGCACGCACGGCACGCACGGCACGGACAGCACGCGCGGCACGGAAAGCACGGACAGCACGCACGGCACGCGCGGCACGGACAGCACGGACGGCACGCGCGGCCGCGCTCGCCGCAGCCCTCCTCGGCCTGCTCCTCCCTCTGTTCGCCTTCGGCGCGCCGGCGCACGCGGCACCCGCGGCGCCCGCCGGTTTCCGGATAGAGAACGGCCGGCTGTTGGAACGCTCGGGCAACGACTTCGTGATGCGCGGCGTGAACCACGCCCACACCTGGTATCCGAACCAGATCGGCTCGCTGGCCCACATCAAGGCCAAGGGCGCCAACACCGTGCGGGTGGTCCTCTCCAGCGGGGACCGGTGGACCCGTAACGACACGGCGGACGTGGCGAACGTCGTGGCGCAGTGCAAGCGGAACCGGCTCATCTGCGTTCTGGAGGTGCACGACACGACGGGTTACGGCGAGCAGAGCGGCGCGGTCACGCTCTCGCGCGCCGCCGACTACTGGATCGGTGTGCAGAGCGCGCTGACCGGCCAGGAGGACCACGTCATCGTCAACATCGGCAACGAGCCGTACGGCAACACCAACTACGCGAGCTGGACGGCCGACACCAAGGCGGCGATCCAGAAGCTGCGCACCGCCGGATTCGACCACACGATCATGGTCGACGCCCCCAACTGGGGCCAGGACTGGGCCTTCACGATGCGCGACAACGCGGCGTCGGTCTTCGCCGCCGATCCGGACGCCAACACGATCTTCTCCATCCACATGTACGGCGTCTTCGACACGGCGGCCGAGGTGAGCGATTACCTCAACCGGTTCGTCGCTGCCGAACTGCCCATCGTTGTAGGCGAGTTCGGGCACGACCACTCGGACGGCAACCCCGACGAGGACGCCATCCTCGCGACCGCGCAGCGCCTCGGCCTCGGTTACCTCGGCTGGTCCTGGAGCGGCAACGGCGGCGGTGTCGAGTACCTGGACATGGTGACGAACTTCGACCCGAACCAGCTCACCGGCTGGGGCCAACGCCTCTTCAACGGCGCGAACGGCATCGCCGCCACCGCCAAGGAGGCCGCCATCTACTCCTCCTCCGGCGGCGACACCACTCCCCCGAGCACGCCCGGCACCCCGACCGCCTCCGCGGTGACCTCCTCGTCGGCCACCCTGACCTGGACCGCCGCCACCGACGCGACCGGCGTGACGGGCTATGACGTGGTCCGCGTCAGCGGCACGACGGAGACCGCCGCGACGACCACGACCGGCACCTCCGCCACACTCACGGGTCTGACTCCCGCCACCTCGCACACCTTCGCCGTCTACGCGCGCGACGCGGCCGGCAACCGCTCTACGCGCTCGGGCACGGTGACCGTCACGACCGCCTCCGGCGGTTCTACGGCGGCCTGTGCCATCGGCTACCGGGTGACGGGCGAGTGGTCCGGCGGCTTCCAGGGCGAGATCGTCGTCCGCAACACGGGCACCTCGGCGATCAGCGGCTGGACCCTGCGCTGGACCTTCCCGGGCAGCCAGCGCGTCTCCAACCTGTGGGGCGGCACGGCGACCCAGTCCGGAGCGGACGTCACCGTCACGGCCGCCTCGTACACGGCGAACATCCCCGCGTCCGGCTCGGTCACCCTCGGCTTCACCGCGACGCGCGGCACCACGAACCCGGCCCCGACCGCGTTCACACTCAACGGGGCGGCCTGCACGTCGACTTGA
- a CDS encoding MFS transporter translates to MALFVIASCQLMVVLDITIVNIALPDIQRSLDFSTTSLAWVVNAYTLTFGGLLLLGGRAGDILGRRRVFVFGVLLFVLASLLGGLAQNAGQLLAARALQGVGGAIASPTSLALISTTFREGPERNRAFGVFAAVSAGGGAIGLLAGGILVEWLNWRWVLFVNVPIGLLIVLATPRWIKESERHPGHFDITGALTSTVGMVLLVYGFIRAAQEGWRDALTVASFAGAVAFLALFILVERRSKQPITPLHMFRDRNRAGTYGIMLCLAAAIFGMFFFLTLFVQNVLGFSPLQAGLAFLPVSAVIAVGAGLASKFLPTYGPKPFMVGGAILSAAGLAWLTLTDVNSTYAGSVLGPMLVFSLGMGMEFVSLTLMALSDVPTPETGAASGLLNATQQVGGSLGLSILVTMYGTASSNEAEKQVPEFLSQATPAERLRFEQTGQLPPPWSHEVLTAGVSAAFVMAAVFTVIAALIAVLAIQVRPSDLERLKGGVGPGPG, encoded by the coding sequence ATGGCGCTGTTCGTCATCGCGTCGTGTCAGTTGATGGTGGTGCTGGACATCACCATCGTGAACATCGCACTGCCGGACATCCAGCGGTCGCTGGACTTCTCGACGACGAGCCTCGCCTGGGTGGTCAACGCGTACACACTGACCTTCGGCGGGCTGTTGCTGCTGGGCGGGCGGGCCGGGGACATCCTCGGCCGGCGGCGGGTGTTCGTGTTCGGTGTGCTGCTGTTCGTGCTGGCCTCGCTGCTCGGCGGTCTGGCGCAGAACGCCGGCCAACTCCTCGCCGCCCGCGCCCTCCAGGGTGTCGGCGGTGCCATCGCGTCCCCGACGTCCCTCGCGCTGATCAGTACGACGTTCCGTGAAGGACCGGAGCGCAACAGGGCGTTCGGGGTGTTCGCGGCGGTCTCGGCGGGCGGCGGCGCGATCGGGCTGCTCGCGGGCGGCATCCTCGTGGAGTGGCTGAACTGGCGGTGGGTGCTCTTCGTCAACGTGCCGATCGGACTGCTGATCGTGCTGGCGACGCCCCGCTGGATCAAGGAGTCGGAACGCCACCCGGGGCACTTCGACATCACCGGCGCGCTGACCTCCACCGTGGGCATGGTGCTCCTGGTGTACGGCTTCATCCGGGCCGCGCAGGAAGGCTGGCGGGACGCTCTCACGGTGGCCTCGTTCGCCGGGGCCGTCGCCTTTCTCGCCCTGTTCATCCTGGTCGAGCGGCGTTCGAAGCAGCCGATCACACCGCTGCACATGTTCCGCGACCGGAACCGGGCGGGCACCTACGGCATCATGCTGTGTCTCGCCGCCGCGATCTTCGGCATGTTCTTCTTCCTGACGCTCTTCGTGCAGAACGTGCTGGGCTTCAGCCCGTTGCAGGCCGGCCTCGCCTTCCTGCCGGTCAGCGCGGTCATCGCGGTCGGCGCCGGCCTGGCCTCGAAGTTCCTGCCCACGTACGGGCCCAAACCGTTCATGGTGGGGGGCGCGATCCTGTCCGCGGCCGGGCTCGCCTGGCTGACCCTGACGGACGTCAACTCCACCTACGCCGGCAGTGTCCTCGGCCCGATGCTCGTCTTCAGCCTGGGCATGGGCATGGAGTTCGTCTCGCTGACCCTGATGGCGCTCTCCGACGTCCCCACCCCCGAGACCGGCGCCGCCTCCGGACTCCTCAACGCCACCCAGCAGGTCGGCGGTTCGCTCGGCCTCTCCATCCTCGTCACGATGTACGGCACGGCCAGCAGCAACGAGGCGGAGAAACAGGTCCCGGAGTTCCTGTCGCAGGCGACCCCGGCCGAGCGCCTGCGGTTCGAACAGACCGGGCAGCTTCCGCCGCCCTGGTCCCACGAGGTGCTCACCGCAGGCGTCTCGGCCGCCTTCGTCATGGCCGCCGTCTTCACGGTCATCGCCGCCCTGATCGCCGTACTGGCCATCCAGGTCCGGCCGTCCGACCTGGAGCGGCTCAAGGGCGGGGTCGGGCCGGGCCCGGGCTGA